A portion of the Canis aureus isolate CA01 chromosome 32, VMU_Caureus_v.1.0, whole genome shotgun sequence genome contains these proteins:
- the TNFAIP8L3 gene encoding tumor necrosis factor alpha-induced protein 8-like protein 3 — MDSDSGEQSEGEPVTAAGPDVFSSKNLALQAQKKILSKIASKTMANMLIDDTSSEIFDELYKVTKEHTHNKKEAHKIMKDLIKVAVKIGILYRHNQFSQEEVVIVEKLRKKLNQTAMTIVSFYEVEYTFDRNVLSKLLHECKDLVHELVQRHLTPRTHGRINHVFNHFADVEFLSTLYSLDGDCRPNLKRICEGINKLLDEKVL; from the coding sequence GTCCTGATGTTTTTAGTTCCAAGAACCTTGCTCTTCAAGCCCAGAAGAAGATCTTGAGCAAAATAGCCAGCAAAACCATGGCAAACATGTTGATTGATGACACCAGCAGCGAGATCTTTGATGAGCTCTACAAAGTCACCAAAGAGCACACCCACAACAAGAAGGAAGCCCACAAGATCATGAAAGACTTGATCAAGGTGGCAGTCAAAATTGGAATCCTCTACCGGCACAACCAGTTCAGCCAGGAGGAGGTTGTTATCGTGGAGAAGCTCAGGAAGAAGCTAAACCAGACCGCCATGACCATCGTCAGCTTCTATGAGGTGGAATACACCTTTGATAGGAACGTGCTGTCCAAGCTCCTGCATGAGTGCAAGGACCTGGTGCATGAACTGGTGCAGCGACACCTGACGCCTAGAACCCACGGGCGCATCAACCACGTCTTCAACCACTTTGCCGATGTGGAGTTCCTCTCCACCCTTTATAGTCTGGATGGAGACTGTAGGCCCAACCTCAAGAGGATTTGTGAAGGAATCAACAAATTGCTAGATGAGAAAGTCCTCTGA